The Xenopus tropicalis strain Nigerian chromosome 7, UCB_Xtro_10.0, whole genome shotgun sequence genome includes a region encoding these proteins:
- the tomm40 gene encoding mitochondrial import receptor subunit TOM40 homolog (The RefSeq protein has 3 substitutions compared to this genomic sequence): protein MGNVLAASSPAPPAAGSPPAPGLVSVPPGFTMPPVAGLTPTPDKKETQEDRLPNPGTFEECHRKCKELFPIQMEGVKLTVNKGLSNYFQVNHTVSLSMIGESNYHFGATYVGTKQLGPAEAFPVLVGDLDNSGSLNAQIIHQVTSNVRSKIALQTQQSKFVNWQLDTEYRGEDFTAAVTLGNPDILVGSGILVAHYLQSITPSLALGGELVYHRRPGEEGTVMSLAGRYTAPNWTATLTLGQAGAHATYYHKANDQLQVGVEFEASTRMQDTSVSFGYQLDLPKANLLFKGSVDSNWIVGATLEKKLPPLPLTLAMGAFLNHKKNKFQCGFGLTIG, encoded by the exons ATGGGGAATGTTCTAGCTGCAagttctcctgctccccctgcaGCAGGATCCCCTCCAGCCCCAGGCTTAGTATCTGTACCTCCTGGCTTCACAATGCCCCCTGTGGCCGGGTTAACCCCCACTCCGGATAAGAATGAGACACAAGAAGACCGGTTACCAAATCCTGGCACATTTGAGGAGTGCCACCGCAAGTGTAAAG AATTATTCCCAATCCAGATGGAAGGTGTGAAGCTGACTGTAAACAAGGGGCTAAGTAACTATTTTCAG GTCAATCACACAATCTCTCTCAGTATGATTGGGGAGTCTAACTATCATTTTGGGGCCACCTATGTGGGAACGAAACAGTTGGGCCCAGCAGAG GCATTCCCGGTGTTGGTTGGTGATTTGGATAATAGCGGCAGTCTCAATGCTCAAATAATTCATCAGGTCACTAGTAACGTCAGGTCAAAAATTGCATTGCAG ACCCAGCAGTCAAAGTTTGTAAACTGGCAATTGGATACAGAATACCGAGGAGAAGATTTCACAGCTGCTGTCACACTGGGAAACCCAGATATATTAGTCGGGTCAG GTATCCTGGTAGCACATTATCTGCAAAGTATCACACCTAGTCTGGCATTAGGAGGGGAATTAGTGTATCATCGGCGTCCTGGGGAAGAGGGAACAGTCATGTCTTTAGCAGGAAGATACTCAG ctCCTAACTGGACGGCGACACTCACCCTTGGACAGGCAGGAGCACATGCTACATACTACCACAAAGCCAACGACCAG CTCCAGGTGGGGGTGGAGTTTGAGGCCAGCACCCGAATGCAAGACACAAGTGTTTCGTTTGGTTATCAGTTGGACCTTCCCAAAGCCAACCTGCTGTTTAAAG GTTCTGTAGATAGCAACTGGATCGTTGGTGCCACCCTAGAAAAGAAGTTGCCTCCTCTTCCACTCACTTTAGCCATGGGAGCTTTCCTTAACCACAAGAAAAACAAATTCCAGTGTGGCTTCGGCCTGACAATTGGTTAA
- the tomm40 gene encoding mitochondrial import receptor subunit TOM40 homolog isoform X1, whose translation MQVIGGLTSTAVNWVKMGNVLAASSPAPPAAGSPPAPGLVSVPPGFTMPPVAGLTPTPDKNETQEDRLPNPGTFEECHRKCKELFPIQMEGVKLTVNKGLSNYFQVNHTISLSMIGESNYHFGATYVGTKQLGPAEAFPVLVGDLDNSGSLNAQIIHQVTSNVRSKIALQTQQSKFVNWQLDTEYRGEDFTAAVTLGNPDILVGSGILVAHYLQSITPSLALGGELVYHRRPGEEGTVMSLAGRYSAPNWTATLTLGQAGAHATYYHKANDQLQVGVEFEASTRMQDTSVSFGYQLDLPKANLLFKGSVDSNWIVGATLEKKLPPLPLTLAMGAFLNHKKNKFQCGFGLTIG comes from the exons ATGCAGGTTATTGGGGGACTCACAAGTACAGCTGTTAATTGG GTAAAGATGGGGAATGTTCTAGCTGCAagttctcctgctccccctgcaGCAGGATCCCCTCCAGCCCCAGGCTTAGTATCTGTACCTCCTGGCTTCACAATGCCCCCTGTGGCCGGGTTAACCCCCACTCCGGATAAGAATGAGACACAAGAAGACCGGTTACCAAATCCTGGCACATTTGAGGAGTGCCACCGCAAGTGTAAAG AATTATTCCCAATCCAGATGGAAGGTGTGAAGCTGACTGTAAACAAGGGGCTAAGTAACTATTTTCAG GTCAATCACACAATCTCTCTCAGTATGATTGGGGAGTCTAACTATCATTTTGGGGCCACCTATGTGGGAACGAAACAGTTGGGCCCAGCAGAG GCATTCCCGGTGTTGGTTGGTGATTTGGATAATAGCGGCAGTCTCAATGCTCAAATAATTCATCAGGTCACTAGTAACGTCAGGTCAAAAATTGCATTGCAG ACCCAGCAGTCAAAGTTTGTAAACTGGCAATTGGATACAGAATACCGAGGAGAAGATTTCACAGCTGCTGTCACACTGGGAAACCCAGATATATTAGTCGGGTCAG GTATCCTGGTAGCACATTATCTGCAAAGTATCACACCTAGTCTGGCATTAGGAGGGGAATTAGTGTATCATCGGCGTCCTGGGGAAGAGGGAACAGTCATGTCTTTAGCAGGAAGATACTCAG ctCCTAACTGGACGGCGACACTCACCCTTGGACAGGCAGGAGCACATGCTACATACTACCACAAAGCCAACGACCAG CTCCAGGTGGGGGTGGAGTTTGAGGCCAGCACCCGAATGCAAGACACAAGTGTTTCGTTTGGTTATCAGTTGGACCTTCCCAAAGCCAACCTGCTGTTTAAAG GTTCTGTAGATAGCAACTGGATCGTTGGTGCCACCCTAGAAAAGAAGTTGCCTCCTCTTCCACTCACTTTAGCCATGGGAGCTTTCCTTAACCACAAGAAAAACAAATTCCAGTGTGGCTTCGGCCTGACAATTGGTTAA